A single genomic interval of Oncorhynchus mykiss isolate Arlee chromosome 13, USDA_OmykA_1.1, whole genome shotgun sequence harbors:
- the LOC110517299 gene encoding zinc finger protein 271-like isoform X5 — translation MHTGEKPYHCSQFGKSFAASKTLKSHQRIHTGERPYSCVGCRKCFNQSGDLTTHQLVHKGEKSYSCDQCGKSFNKSGALTRHQRIHTGEKPYSCDQCGKSFNQLVHLTTHQHIHTGEKPYSCDQCGKSFSNSGAMTRHQRIHTGEKPYSCDQCGKSFAQDFSLTTHQRIHRGVKPYSCDQCGKNFWTSGHLTTHQRIHTGEKPYSCDQCGKNFYTSGHLTTHQRIHTGEKPYSCDQCGKSFNHSGSLIIHQRIHTGEKPYSCDQCGKSFNHSGALTTHQRIHTGEKPYSCDQCGKSFNYSGNLTAHQRIHTGEKPYSCDQCGKSFSRSGDLITHQRIHTGEKPYSCDQCGKSFNRSGPLTIHQRIHTGEKPYSCDQCGKSFVRDSNLIAHQRVHTGEKPYSCDQCGKSFNQSLELTRHQCIHTGEKPYSCEHCGKSFNQSGNLTKHQRIHTGEKPYSCDQCGKSFALDFTLTTHQRIHTGEKPYSCLCGKSFAHSGSLKKHNAAQTCFILSPFSPAPVPDP, via the coding sequence ATGCACACCGGAGAGAAACCGTACCACTGCTCTCAGTTTGGGAAGAGTTTCGCTGCATCTAAAACCTTAAAATCTCATCAGAGAATTCATACAGGGGAGAGGCCTTACTCCTGCGTTGGTTGTAGGAAATGCTTCAATCAGTCAGGAGACCTGACTACACACCAGCTCGTACACaaaggagagaaatcttatagctgtgatcaatgtgggaagagcttcaataAATCAGGAGCCCTGACTAGACAtcaacgcatacacacaggagagaagccttatagctgtgatcagtgtgggaagagcttcaatcaaTTAGTACATCTgaccacacaccaacacatacacacaggagagaagccttatagctgtgatcaatgtgggaaaagCTTCAGTAATTCAGGCGCCATGACTAgacaccaacgcatacacacaggagagaagccttatagttgtgatcagtgtgggaagagttttgctcaAGATTTCTCCCTGACTACACACCAACGTATACACAGAGGagtgaagccttatagctgtgatcagtgtgggaagaatTTCTGGACCTCAGGACACCTGACTACACACcagcgaatacacacaggagagaagccttatagctgtgatcagtgtgggaagaatTTCTATACGTCAGGACACCTAACTACACACcagcgaatacacacaggggagaagccttatagctgtgatcagtgtgggaagagcttcaatcatTCAGGATCCCTGATTAtacaccaacgcatacacacaggagagaagccttatagctgtgatcagtgtgggaagagtttcaatCATTCAGGAGCGCTGACCAcacaccaacgcatacacacaggagagaagccttatagctgtgatcagtgtgggaagagcttcaattATTCAGGAAACTTGACTGcacaccaacgcatacacacaggagagaaaccttatagctgtgatcagtgtgggaagagcttcagtcGATCAGGAGACCTGATTAcacaccaacgcatacacacaggagagaagccttatagctgtgatcagtgtgggaagagcttcaatcgATCAGGACCCCTGACTAtacaccaacgcatacacacaggagagaagccttatagctgtgatcagtgtgggaagagttttgttcgaGATTCCAATCTGATTGCACACCAAcgagtacacacaggagagaagccttatagctgtgatcagtgtgggaagagcttcaatcaaTCATTAGAACTGACTAGACACCAatgcatacacacaggagagaaaccttatagctgtgagcattgtgggaagagcttcaatcaaTCAGGAAACTTGACTAaacaccaacgcatacacaccggagagaagccttatagctgtgatcagtgtgggaagagttttgctctAGATTTCACCCTGACTACACACCAgcgaatacacactggagagaaaccttattcCTGTCTatgtggaaagagctttgctcATTCAGGGTCACTAAAAAAACACAATGCAGcacaaacatgttttattttatctCCCTTCTCTCCGGCACCGGTTCCAGATCCCTAA
- the LOC110517299 gene encoding zinc finger protein 883-like isoform X4, whose product MDRDKSSPSPSTFQESPGQSPPCTLLLGLVDCRKTPGQSGTERGEEEHGDVISLRDSPNRCSLSGRGLSSAEPQQHHDADKKEKSLSRSEHLKKHQHRGIGKKPHHSCSDCGKSFAKQKDLIIHKRMHTGEKPYHCSQFGKSFAASKTLKSHQRIHTGERPYSCVGCRKCFNQSGDLTTHQLVHKGEKSYSCDQCGKSFNKSGALTRHQRIHTGEKPYSCDQCGKSFNQLVHLTTHQHIHTGEKPYSCDQCGKSFSNSGAMTRHQRIHTGEKPYSCDQCGKSFAQDFSLTTHQRIHRGVKPYSCDQCGKNFWTSGHLTTHQRIHTGEKPYSCDQCGKNFYTSGHLTTHQRIHTGEKPYSCDQCGKSFNHSGSLIIHQRIHTGEKPYSCDQCGKSFNHSGALTTHQRIHTGEKPYSCDQCGKSFNYSGNLTAHQRIHTGEKPYSCDQCGKSFSRSGDLITHQRIHTGEKPYSCDQCGKSFNRSGPLTIHQRIHTGEKPYSCDQCGKSFVRDSNLIAHQRVHTGEKPYSCDQCGKSFNQSLELTRHQCIHTGEKPYSCEHCGKSFNQSGNLTKHQRIHTGEKPYSCDQCGKSFALDFTLTTHQRIHTGEKPYSCLCGKSFAHSGSLKKHNAAQTCFILSPFSPAPVPDP is encoded by the exons GACAAATCTAGCCCGTCCCCCTCCACCTTCCAGGAGTCCCCAGGTCAATCGCCTCCCTGTACTTTACTGCTGGGTCTGGTCGACTGCAGGAAAACACCGGGGCAGAGTGGAactgagagaggagaagaggaacatGGAGATGTGATTTCATTAA GGGACAGCCCTAATCGTTGCTCTCTCAGTGGGAGGGGCTTATCATCTGcagagcctcaacaacatcatgatgctgacaagaaagagaagagtctctccagatcagaacacctcaagaaacaccagcatAGAGGTATAGGGAAGAAACCTCACCacagctgctctgactgtgggaagagttttgctaaACAGAAGGATTTGATCATTCACAAACGGATGCACACCGGAGAGAAACCGTACCACTGCTCTCAGTTTGGGAAGAGTTTCGCTGCATCTAAAACCTTAAAATCTCATCAGAGAATTCATACAGGGGAGAGGCCTTACTCCTGCGTTGGTTGTAGGAAATGCTTCAATCAGTCAGGAGACCTGACTACACACCAGCTCGTACACaaaggagagaaatcttatagctgtgatcaatgtgggaagagcttcaataAATCAGGAGCCCTGACTAGACAtcaacgcatacacacaggagagaagccttatagctgtgatcagtgtgggaagagcttcaatcaaTTAGTACATCTgaccacacaccaacacatacacacaggagagaagccttatagctgtgatcaatgtgggaaaagCTTCAGTAATTCAGGCGCCATGACTAgacaccaacgcatacacacaggagagaagccttatagttgtgatcagtgtgggaagagttttgctcaAGATTTCTCCCTGACTACACACCAACGTATACACAGAGGagtgaagccttatagctgtgatcagtgtgggaagaatTTCTGGACCTCAGGACACCTGACTACACACcagcgaatacacacaggagagaagccttatagctgtgatcagtgtgggaagaatTTCTATACGTCAGGACACCTAACTACACACcagcgaatacacacaggggagaagccttatagctgtgatcagtgtgggaagagcttcaatcatTCAGGATCCCTGATTAtacaccaacgcatacacacaggagagaagccttatagctgtgatcagtgtgggaagagtttcaatCATTCAGGAGCGCTGACCAcacaccaacgcatacacacaggagagaagccttatagctgtgatcagtgtgggaagagcttcaattATTCAGGAAACTTGACTGcacaccaacgcatacacacaggagagaaaccttatagctgtgatcagtgtgggaagagcttcagtcGATCAGGAGACCTGATTAcacaccaacgcatacacacaggagagaagccttatagctgtgatcagtgtgggaagagcttcaatcgATCAGGACCCCTGACTAtacaccaacgcatacacacaggagagaagccttatagctgtgatcagtgtgggaagagttttgttcgaGATTCCAATCTGATTGCACACCAAcgagtacacacaggagagaagccttatagctgtgatcagtgtgggaagagcttcaatcaaTCATTAGAACTGACTAGACACCAatgcatacacacaggagagaaaccttatagctgtgagcattgtgggaagagcttcaatcaaTCAGGAAACTTGACTAaacaccaacgcatacacaccggagagaagccttatagctgtgatcagtgtgggaagagttttgctctAGATTTCACCCTGACTACACACCAgcgaatacacactggagagaaaccttattcCTGTCTatgtggaaagagctttgctcATTCAGGGTCACTAAAAAAACACAATGCAGcacaaacatgttttattttatctCCCTTCTCTCCGGCACCGGTTCCAGATCCCTAA
- the LOC110517299 gene encoding zinc finger protein 883-like isoform X2: MDRDKSSPSPSTFQESPGQSPPCTLLLGLVDCRKTPGQSGTERGEEEHGDVISLSKNHGDSPNRCSLSGRGLSSAEPQQHHDADKKEKSLSRSEHLKKHQHRGIGKKPHHSCSDCGKSFAKQKDLIIHKRMHTGEKPYHCSQFGKSFAASKTLKSHQRIHTGERPYSCVGCRKCFNQSGDLTTHQLVHKGEKSYSCDQCGKSFNKSGALTRHQRIHTGEKPYSCDQCGKSFNQLVHLTTHQHIHTGEKPYSCDQCGKSFSNSGAMTRHQRIHTGEKPYSCDQCGKSFAQDFSLTTHQRIHRGVKPYSCDQCGKNFWTSGHLTTHQRIHTGEKPYSCDQCGKNFYTSGHLTTHQRIHTGEKPYSCDQCGKSFNHSGSLIIHQRIHTGEKPYSCDQCGKSFNHSGALTTHQRIHTGEKPYSCDQCGKSFNYSGNLTAHQRIHTGEKPYSCDQCGKSFSRSGDLITHQRIHTGEKPYSCDQCGKSFNRSGPLTIHQRIHTGEKPYSCDQCGKSFVRDSNLIAHQRVHTGEKPYSCDQCGKSFNQSLELTRHQCIHTGEKPYSCEHCGKSFNQSGNLTKHQRIHTGEKPYSCDQCGKSFALDFTLTTHQRIHTGEKPYSCLCGKSFAHSGSLKKHNAAQTCFILSPFSPAPVPDP; this comes from the exons GACAAATCTAGCCCGTCCCCCTCCACCTTCCAGGAGTCCCCAGGTCAATCGCCTCCCTGTACTTTACTGCTGGGTCTGGTCGACTGCAGGAAAACACCGGGGCAGAGTGGAactgagagaggagaagaggaacatGGAGATGTGATTTCATTAAGTAAGAACCATG GGGACAGCCCTAATCGTTGCTCTCTCAGTGGGAGGGGCTTATCATCTGcagagcctcaacaacatcatgatgctgacaagaaagagaagagtctctccagatcagaacacctcaagaaacaccagcatAGAGGTATAGGGAAGAAACCTCACCacagctgctctgactgtgggaagagttttgctaaACAGAAGGATTTGATCATTCACAAACGGATGCACACCGGAGAGAAACCGTACCACTGCTCTCAGTTTGGGAAGAGTTTCGCTGCATCTAAAACCTTAAAATCTCATCAGAGAATTCATACAGGGGAGAGGCCTTACTCCTGCGTTGGTTGTAGGAAATGCTTCAATCAGTCAGGAGACCTGACTACACACCAGCTCGTACACaaaggagagaaatcttatagctgtgatcaatgtgggaagagcttcaataAATCAGGAGCCCTGACTAGACAtcaacgcatacacacaggagagaagccttatagctgtgatcagtgtgggaagagcttcaatcaaTTAGTACATCTgaccacacaccaacacatacacacaggagagaagccttatagctgtgatcaatgtgggaaaagCTTCAGTAATTCAGGCGCCATGACTAgacaccaacgcatacacacaggagagaagccttatagttgtgatcagtgtgggaagagttttgctcaAGATTTCTCCCTGACTACACACCAACGTATACACAGAGGagtgaagccttatagctgtgatcagtgtgggaagaatTTCTGGACCTCAGGACACCTGACTACACACcagcgaatacacacaggagagaagccttatagctgtgatcagtgtgggaagaatTTCTATACGTCAGGACACCTAACTACACACcagcgaatacacacaggggagaagccttatagctgtgatcagtgtgggaagagcttcaatcatTCAGGATCCCTGATTAtacaccaacgcatacacacaggagagaagccttatagctgtgatcagtgtgggaagagtttcaatCATTCAGGAGCGCTGACCAcacaccaacgcatacacacaggagagaagccttatagctgtgatcagtgtgggaagagcttcaattATTCAGGAAACTTGACTGcacaccaacgcatacacacaggagagaaaccttatagctgtgatcagtgtgggaagagcttcagtcGATCAGGAGACCTGATTAcacaccaacgcatacacacaggagagaagccttatagctgtgatcagtgtgggaagagcttcaatcgATCAGGACCCCTGACTAtacaccaacgcatacacacaggagagaagccttatagctgtgatcagtgtgggaagagttttgttcgaGATTCCAATCTGATTGCACACCAAcgagtacacacaggagagaagccttatagctgtgatcagtgtgggaagagcttcaatcaaTCATTAGAACTGACTAGACACCAatgcatacacacaggagagaaaccttatagctgtgagcattgtgggaagagcttcaatcaaTCAGGAAACTTGACTAaacaccaacgcatacacaccggagagaagccttatagctgtgatcagtgtgggaagagttttgctctAGATTTCACCCTGACTACACACCAgcgaatacacactggagagaaaccttattcCTGTCTatgtggaaagagctttgctcATTCAGGGTCACTAAAAAAACACAATGCAGcacaaacatgttttattttatctCCCTTCTCTCCGGCACCGGTTCCAGATCCCTAA
- the LOC110517299 gene encoding zinc finger protein 883-like isoform X3, with product MDRDKSSPSPSTFQESPGQSPPCTLLLGLVDCRKTPGQSGTERGEEEHGDVISLRDSPNRCSLSGRGLSSAEPQQHHDADKKEKSLSRSEHLKKHQHRGIGKKPHHSCSDCGKSFAKQKDLIIHKRMHTGEKPYHCSQFGKSFAASKTLKSHQRIHTGERPYSCVGCRKCFNQSGDLTTHQLVHKGEKSYSCDQCGKSFNKSGALTRHQRIHTGEKPYSCDQCGKSFNQLVHLTTHQHIHTGEKPYSCDQCGKSFSNSGAMTRHQRIHTGEKPYSCDQCGKSFAQDFSLTTHQRIHRGVKPYSCDQCGKNFWTSGHLTTHQRIHTGEKPYSCDQCGKNFYTSGHLTTHQRIHTGEKPYSCDQCGKSFNHSGSLIIHQRIHTGEKPYSCDQCGKSFNHSGALTTHQRIHTGEKPYSCDQCGKSFNYSGNLTAHQRIHTGEKPYSCDQCGKSFSRSGDLITHQRIHTGEKPYSCDQCGKSFNRSGPLTIHQRIHTGEKPYSCDQCGKSFVRDSNLIAHQRVHTGEKPYSCDQCGKSFNQSLELTRHQCIHTGEKPYSCEHCGKSFNQSGNLTKHQRIHTGEKPYSCDQCGKSFALDFTLTTHQRIHTGEKPYSCLCGKSFAHSGSLKKHNAAQTCFILSPFSPAPVPDP from the exons ATGGATCGG GACAAATCTAGCCCGTCCCCCTCCACCTTCCAGGAGTCCCCAGGTCAATCGCCTCCCTGTACTTTACTGCTGGGTCTGGTCGACTGCAGGAAAACACCGGGGCAGAGTGGAactgagagaggagaagaggaacatGGAGATGTGATTTCATTAA GGGACAGCCCTAATCGTTGCTCTCTCAGTGGGAGGGGCTTATCATCTGcagagcctcaacaacatcatgatgctgacaagaaagagaagagtctctccagatcagaacacctcaagaaacaccagcatAGAGGTATAGGGAAGAAACCTCACCacagctgctctgactgtgggaagagttttgctaaACAGAAGGATTTGATCATTCACAAACGGATGCACACCGGAGAGAAACCGTACCACTGCTCTCAGTTTGGGAAGAGTTTCGCTGCATCTAAAACCTTAAAATCTCATCAGAGAATTCATACAGGGGAGAGGCCTTACTCCTGCGTTGGTTGTAGGAAATGCTTCAATCAGTCAGGAGACCTGACTACACACCAGCTCGTACACaaaggagagaaatcttatagctgtgatcaatgtgggaagagcttcaataAATCAGGAGCCCTGACTAGACAtcaacgcatacacacaggagagaagccttatagctgtgatcagtgtgggaagagcttcaatcaaTTAGTACATCTgaccacacaccaacacatacacacaggagagaagccttatagctgtgatcaatgtgggaaaagCTTCAGTAATTCAGGCGCCATGACTAgacaccaacgcatacacacaggagagaagccttatagttgtgatcagtgtgggaagagttttgctcaAGATTTCTCCCTGACTACACACCAACGTATACACAGAGGagtgaagccttatagctgtgatcagtgtgggaagaatTTCTGGACCTCAGGACACCTGACTACACACcagcgaatacacacaggagagaagccttatagctgtgatcagtgtgggaagaatTTCTATACGTCAGGACACCTAACTACACACcagcgaatacacacaggggagaagccttatagctgtgatcagtgtgggaagagcttcaatcatTCAGGATCCCTGATTAtacaccaacgcatacacacaggagagaagccttatagctgtgatcagtgtgggaagagtttcaatCATTCAGGAGCGCTGACCAcacaccaacgcatacacacaggagagaagccttatagctgtgatcagtgtgggaagagcttcaattATTCAGGAAACTTGACTGcacaccaacgcatacacacaggagagaaaccttatagctgtgatcagtgtgggaagagcttcagtcGATCAGGAGACCTGATTAcacaccaacgcatacacacaggagagaagccttatagctgtgatcagtgtgggaagagcttcaatcgATCAGGACCCCTGACTAtacaccaacgcatacacacaggagagaagccttatagctgtgatcagtgtgggaagagttttgttcgaGATTCCAATCTGATTGCACACCAAcgagtacacacaggagagaagccttatagctgtgatcagtgtgggaagagcttcaatcaaTCATTAGAACTGACTAGACACCAatgcatacacacaggagagaaaccttatagctgtgagcattgtgggaagagcttcaatcaaTCAGGAAACTTGACTAaacaccaacgcatacacaccggagagaagccttatagctgtgatcagtgtgggaagagttttgctctAGATTTCACCCTGACTACACACCAgcgaatacacactggagagaaaccttattcCTGTCTatgtggaaagagctttgctcATTCAGGGTCACTAAAAAAACACAATGCAGcacaaacatgttttattttatctCCCTTCTCTCCGGCACCGGTTCCAGATCCCTAA
- the LOC110517299 gene encoding zinc finger protein 883-like isoform X1, which produces MDRDKSSPSPSTFQESPGQSPPCTLLLGLVDCRKTPGQSGTERGEEEHGDVISLSKNHGDSPNRCSLSGRGLSSAEPQQHHDADKKEKSLSRSEHLKKHQHRGIGKKPHHSCSDCGKSFAKQKDLIIHKRMHTGEKPYHCSQFGKSFAASKTLKSHQRIHTGERPYSCVGCRKCFNQSGDLTTHQLVHKGEKSYSCDQCGKSFNKSGALTRHQRIHTGEKPYSCDQCGKSFNQLVHLTTHQHIHTGEKPYSCDQCGKSFSNSGAMTRHQRIHTGEKPYSCDQCGKSFAQDFSLTTHQRIHRGVKPYSCDQCGKNFWTSGHLTTHQRIHTGEKPYSCDQCGKNFYTSGHLTTHQRIHTGEKPYSCDQCGKSFNHSGSLIIHQRIHTGEKPYSCDQCGKSFNHSGALTTHQRIHTGEKPYSCDQCGKSFNYSGNLTAHQRIHTGEKPYSCDQCGKSFSRSGDLITHQRIHTGEKPYSCDQCGKSFNRSGPLTIHQRIHTGEKPYSCDQCGKSFVRDSNLIAHQRVHTGEKPYSCDQCGKSFNQSLELTRHQCIHTGEKPYSCEHCGKSFNQSGNLTKHQRIHTGEKPYSCDQCGKSFALDFTLTTHQRIHTGEKPYSCLCGKSFAHSGSLKKHNAAQTCFILSPFSPAPVPDP; this is translated from the exons ATGGATCGG GACAAATCTAGCCCGTCCCCCTCCACCTTCCAGGAGTCCCCAGGTCAATCGCCTCCCTGTACTTTACTGCTGGGTCTGGTCGACTGCAGGAAAACACCGGGGCAGAGTGGAactgagagaggagaagaggaacatGGAGATGTGATTTCATTAAGTAAGAACCATG GGGACAGCCCTAATCGTTGCTCTCTCAGTGGGAGGGGCTTATCATCTGcagagcctcaacaacatcatgatgctgacaagaaagagaagagtctctccagatcagaacacctcaagaaacaccagcatAGAGGTATAGGGAAGAAACCTCACCacagctgctctgactgtgggaagagttttgctaaACAGAAGGATTTGATCATTCACAAACGGATGCACACCGGAGAGAAACCGTACCACTGCTCTCAGTTTGGGAAGAGTTTCGCTGCATCTAAAACCTTAAAATCTCATCAGAGAATTCATACAGGGGAGAGGCCTTACTCCTGCGTTGGTTGTAGGAAATGCTTCAATCAGTCAGGAGACCTGACTACACACCAGCTCGTACACaaaggagagaaatcttatagctgtgatcaatgtgggaagagcttcaataAATCAGGAGCCCTGACTAGACAtcaacgcatacacacaggagagaagccttatagctgtgatcagtgtgggaagagcttcaatcaaTTAGTACATCTgaccacacaccaacacatacacacaggagagaagccttatagctgtgatcaatgtgggaaaagCTTCAGTAATTCAGGCGCCATGACTAgacaccaacgcatacacacaggagagaagccttatagttgtgatcagtgtgggaagagttttgctcaAGATTTCTCCCTGACTACACACCAACGTATACACAGAGGagtgaagccttatagctgtgatcagtgtgggaagaatTTCTGGACCTCAGGACACCTGACTACACACcagcgaatacacacaggagagaagccttatagctgtgatcagtgtgggaagaatTTCTATACGTCAGGACACCTAACTACACACcagcgaatacacacaggggagaagccttatagctgtgatcagtgtgggaagagcttcaatcatTCAGGATCCCTGATTAtacaccaacgcatacacacaggagagaagccttatagctgtgatcagtgtgggaagagtttcaatCATTCAGGAGCGCTGACCAcacaccaacgcatacacacaggagagaagccttatagctgtgatcagtgtgggaagagcttcaattATTCAGGAAACTTGACTGcacaccaacgcatacacacaggagagaaaccttatagctgtgatcagtgtgggaagagcttcagtcGATCAGGAGACCTGATTAcacaccaacgcatacacacaggagagaagccttatagctgtgatcagtgtgggaagagcttcaatcgATCAGGACCCCTGACTAtacaccaacgcatacacacaggagagaagccttatagctgtgatcagtgtgggaagagttttgttcgaGATTCCAATCTGATTGCACACCAAcgagtacacacaggagagaagccttatagctgtgatcagtgtgggaagagcttcaatcaaTCATTAGAACTGACTAGACACCAatgcatacacacaggagagaaaccttatagctgtgagcattgtgggaagagcttcaatcaaTCAGGAAACTTGACTAaacaccaacgcatacacaccggagagaagccttatagctgtgatcagtgtgggaagagttttgctctAGATTTCACCCTGACTACACACCAgcgaatacacactggagagaaaccttattcCTGTCTatgtggaaagagctttgctcATTCAGGGTCACTAAAAAAACACAATGCAGcacaaacatgttttattttatctCCCTTCTCTCCGGCACCGGTTCCAGATCCCTAA